The Candidatus Binatus sp. genomic interval CACCGATCAGTTCGGCGGGCCCGGCGGAATTTGCGTCTCCATCCTCACGATCCTCACGATGGTCACAATCGAATGGATGAATCCGAATAACGCCAGGATGCCGGTGAACCACGGCTCGGTGTGAAAGTACACGTCGATGTAATGCCCGAAGACGCCGCCTGCGATCGGCGACATCGGAATTTCGAGCGCCATCGCAAGCGAGCGCGCGTATTTGCCGGAGATCAGCGGCATCGGCGATTACGCTCGCCCCTGGTTTGTATCGCGGAGCGCTTCGGTGGCGGCGGCGATAGTGCGATCGATATCAGCGTCGGTGTGCGCGGTCGAGATGAACATCGCTTCGAATTGTGACGGCGGTATATTTATTCCGCGCGCGATCATCGCGTGGAAAAACTTCGCAAATTTTTTGGAATCCGAGGTGCGTGCTTCGTCAGCATCGGTCACGCGCTCCGGCCCGAAAAACATCGTTAGCAAAGAACCCGCGCGATTGACGCATCCCGGCTCGCGATTCGCGTCAAGCGCCGCGCTGAGTCCGCGCTCGAGCTGCGCGCCCAACTCCTCGAGCCGCGGGTAGGGATTCGTCTCGCGCAGTTCGCTCAGCGTCTCGAGTCCCGCTCGCACCGAGAGCGGATTTCCCGACAAAGTGCCCGCCTGGTAAACCGGTCCTATCGGCGCGAGCAGATCCATCAGGCGCGACGGTCCGGCGACCGCGCCGATCGGCATCCCGCCGCCGATTATTTTCCCGAGCATGATCAAATCGGGCGTCACGCCCATCGCTTCGCT includes:
- a CDS encoding AtpZ/AtpI family protein yields the protein MPLISGKYARSLAMALEIPMSPIAGGVFGHYIDVYFHTEPWFTGILALFGFIHSIVTIVRIVRMETQIPPGPPN